A DNA window from Lachancea thermotolerans CBS 6340 chromosome G complete sequence contains the following coding sequences:
- the QDR2 gene encoding cation transporter (similar to uniprot|P40474 Saccharomyces cerevisiae YIL121W QDR2 Multidrug transporter required for resistance to quinidine barban cisplatin and bleomycin member of the major facilitator superfamily of transporters conferring multiple drug resistance (MFS- MDR)), translating into MGENYINQGKQADPVPDLPHMKPNMPDHDQGAVPYSRFGSNEKLVLVAICAASGIFSTIAGPIYYPALTTIENQFHISTELVNVSVVLYFLFQGLAPTLMGGLADSFGRRPIVMWSIALYLAACIGIACSRTYAQILVLRCLQSAGISPVIAVNSGIMGDVTTRAQRGGYVGLTAGFQVLGSAFGALIGGGIVSTWGWRAIFWFLAIGSGCSLVCSSLLLPETKRSVVGNGSITPPAIWSKAPILALPQIRKKLHLDSPDYETLAPKERLNLLAPLDVFRRPEIALLLLVTGLQFSLWVCHLTALSSLLEKDYHLKVAEVGLSYLPSGICTLISVVGAGRVLNWNYRRRLSKHNLFIEEATQRLLAENDNDEKRVDKILSTDISYTFNIFRARLEIMFVPLLLSGGGFMGFGWCLDAHTPLVAVLVFSGFASLFSNCVIACATTLVVDLYPQKSSTATGCVNFSRCVLAAILVAALNKMLTSLSVGGTFTLLAGLTILSTVTLIIPIKYGPGMAHKRAVRDRTAADEKAEAAVKEVDQQRQSSESEDLSSLNTISQPRSRAGV; encoded by the coding sequence ATGGGTGAAAACTATATAAACCAGGGAAAACAAGCGGATCCTGTTCCTGACCTTCCCCACATGAAACCAAACATGCCCGACCACGATCAGGGTGCTGTACCGTATTCGCGGTTTGGCTCCAACGAGAAGCTTGTTCTCGTGGCTATATGTGCAGCAAGCGGTATCTTCTCCACTATAGCTGGCCCCATATACTATCCTGCTCTGACTACAATCGAGAACCAGTTCCATATAAGCACGGAGCTCGTCAACGTGTCGGTGGTGCTCTACTTTCTGTTCCAAGGCCTGGCTCCTACGCTCATGGGCGGACTCGCCGATTCTTTCGGCCGTAGGCCAATCGTGATGTGGTCTATCGCGCTGTACTTGGCCGCATGCATCGGGATCGCCTGCTCTCGGACGTATGCCCAGATCCTCGTCCTGAGATGCTTGCAGAGCGCCGGTATCTCGCCTGTCATCGCGGTTAACAGCGGCATCATGGGGGACGTCACTACCCGAGCGCAGCGGGGCGGCTACGTCGGGCTTACGGCGGGCTTCCAGGTTCTCGGGTCTGCTTTCGGCGCCCTAATTGGAGGCGGTATCGTATCGACCTGGGGCTGGCGGGCCATCTTTTGGTTCCTGGCGATCGGTTCCGGATGCAGCCTTGTGTGCAGCAGCCTTCTGCTGCCCGAGACAAAGCGGTCCGTTGTTGGTAACGGCTCCATAACGCCTCCGGCAATATGGTCCAAGGCGCCTATACTGGCCCTGCCGCAAATCCGAAAGAAACTGCACTTGGATAGCCCCGATTACGAGACGCTTGCTCCAAAAGAACGACTCAATCTTCTTGCACCTCTCGATGTTTTCCGGAGGCCTGAAATCGCTCTGTTGCTGCTAGTGACTGGGCTACAGTTTTCGCTCTGGGTCTGCCACCTCACCGCACTGTCTTCTCTCCTGGAGAAGGACTATCACTTGAAAGTGGCTGAGGTCGGTTTAAGCTATTTACCAAGCGGCATCTGCACGCTCATTAGTGTTGTGGGAGCGGGCAGGGTATTAAATTGGAACTACAGACGCCGCCTCTCGAAACACAACCTCTTCATCGAGGAGGCTACTCAGAGGCTACTAGCTGAAAATGACAACGACGAAAAACGAGTGGACAAAATCCTCAGCACTGACATCTCCTACAccttcaacatcttccGTGCTAGGTTGGAAATTATGTTTGTGCCCCTGCTGCTAAGCGGAGGCGGGTTTATGGGGTTCGGATGGTGCTTGGATGCTCACACGCCGTTAGTAGCTGTGCTTGTGTTCAGCGGATTTGCGTCGCTGTTTTCCAACTGCGTCATTGCGTGTGCGACAACTTTGGTGGTTGACCTATATCCTCAGAAATCCTCGACGGCGACGGGCTGCGTCAACTTTTCTCGGTGTGTTTTGGCTGCAATTTTGGTTGCAGCTCTCAACAAGATGCTAACCTCGCTGTCAGTAGGCGGTACTTTTACGCTTTTGGCAGGTCTTACTATATTATCGACGGTTACACTTATCATCCCGATCAAGTACGGCCCTGGGATGGCACACAAGAGAGCTGTCCGGGATCGCACCGCGGCTGACGAAAAAGCCGAAGCCGCAGTCAAAGAAGTCGACCAACAGCGCCAGTCCTCGGAGTCTGAGGACCTTTCGAGCCTTAACACCATCTCACAGCCTAGATCACGTGCAGGAGTGTAA
- the AQR1 gene encoding Aqr1p (similar to uniprot|P53943 Saccharomyces cerevisiae YNL065W AQR1 Plasma membrane transporter of the major facilitator superfamily that confers resistance to short-chain monocarboxylic acids and quinidine), producing MDNNSIHSSLSSESDLQSTMKLEKPVLGLEGDNTKKLLPQDAASRVTTREMRESSSDSRDRVESSGVNSKLPQGAPFTLLSHGQKWFMVALLTSAGFWSSLGSPIYYPALKQLEKKFNVSEEMVNITVVVYLIFQGIAPTISGGLADVYGRRPVILMGMLIYVCASIGLACSQSYGVIVFLRCLQSAGISPIIAINSGVVGDFTLKHERGTFVGAVSGFTLMGQAFGSLIGAALTAAFDWRAIFWFLTIGCGTCMIINFLILPETKRTLVGNLSIRPKRLINRAPILLLKSVRRKLHFDNPDYETLDPNKGKVDPISAFKIILHPEIILSLMPAGLQFALWTITLASISSQLSVTPYNFKLTIIGICYLPSGIGGLIGSFVTGKVIDIYYRRALRRFEEKKEQGIIPIDSKFNTLRARLFTSIPQNFLAVIAFTLFGWSVERGWNIAVPLITSAIGSFCAMSTLSSSSTLLVDLYPSKSSTATSCYNFIRCSLSAIFMACLSKMNNALTVGGTFTLISGFVFIGNFVTLIPMFYGMKWRERRALRAEREKP from the coding sequence ATGGATAACAACAGCATTCACTCTAGCTTATCGAGTGAAAGCGATTTACAGAGCACTATGAAACTGGAGAAACCAGTACTAGGTTTAGAGGGAGATAAtaccaagaagctgctgccgcAGGATGCCGCCTCTAGGGTCACCACGCGGGAGATGCGCGAGTCCTCGTCGGACTCGAGGGATAGAGTAGAATCTTCGGGTGTCAACTCTAAGCTGCCGCAAGGCGCCCCATTCACATTGCTGAGTCATGGCCAAAAGTGGTTCATGGTAGCGCTGTTGACTTCTGCAGGGTTCTGGTCCTCTTTGGGATCCCCCATCTACTACCCCGCGTTGAAGCAGCtagagaagaagttcaatgtGAGTGAAGAAATGGTGAATATCACTGTGGTGGTTTACCTCATTTTCCAGGGTATTGCTCCTACTATCAGTGGGGGTTTGGCCGATGTCTATGGCCGTAGACCAGTAATATTAATGGGGATGCTCATTTATGTGTGCGCGTCTATCGGCTTGGCGTGTTCCCAATCTTATGGAGTCATTGTGTTCCTACGTTGCCTGCAAAGTGCGGGTATTTCTCCCATTATCGCTATCAACTCGGGTGTTGTTGGCGATTTCACGCTGAAACACGAGCGCGGTACTTTTGTGGGAGCGGTTTCCGGCTTTACACTGATGGGGCAAGCATTCGGTTCGCTGATAGGTGCTGCTTTGACGGCAGCGTTTGACTGGAGAGCCATTTTCTGGTTTTTAACCATCGGTTGTGGTACCTGCATGATCATTAATTTCCTAATTCTCCCAGAGACAAAGAGAACCTTGGTCGGCAACTTGTCGATTAGGCCCAAGAGACTTATCAACAGAGCGCCCATCCTTCTACTGAAGTCGGTACGCAGAAAGCTCCATTTTGATAATCCCGACTACGAGACTCTAGATCCAAACAAGGGTAAAGTCGATCCAATCTctgccttcaaaatcattctTCATCCAGAGATCATTTTGTCGCTGATGCCCGCTGGCCTACAGTTTGCCTTGTGGACGATTACTCTCGCATCGATCTCATCCCAGTTATCTGTGACGCCttacaacttcaagcttaCGATTATTGGTATTTGTTACTTGCCTTCAGGCATTGGAGGGCTGATTGGATCTTTTGTTACAGGAAAAGTTATTGACATCTACTACAGAAGAGCCCTCCGGagatttgaagagaagaaggaacaAGGTATCATTCCTATCGACAGCAAATTCAATACTTTAAGGGCACGTCTATTCACATCGATTCCCCAAAACTTCCTCGCAGTCATAGCGTTTACGCTATTCGGATGGAGTGTTGAGAGAGGGTGGAATATTGCGGTGCCTCTAATAACATCAGCGATTGGCTCGTTCTGTGCAATGAGCACCTTGTCATCGTCCAGTACTTTGCTCGTCGATTTGTACCCCAGCAAATCATCTACCGCAACAAGCTGTTACAATTTCATTCGGTGCTCCTTGAGTGCCATCTTTATGGCCTGTTTGTCCAAAATGAATAACGCCCTCACAGTCGGGGGAACATTCACTCTCATAAGtggctttgttttcattggaAACTTCGTCACACTAATCCCTATGTTCTACGGCATGAAATGGCGTGAGAGAAGAGCTCTCAGGGCCGAGAGAGAAAAGCCATAA
- the YDJ1 gene encoding type I HSP40 co-chaperone YDJ1 (highly similar to uniprot|P25491 Saccharomyces cerevisiae YNL064C YDJ1 yeast dnaJ homolog (nuclear envelope protein) heat shock protein) — translation MVKETKFYDLLGVPVDANDAQIKKGYRKQALKFHPDKNPSAEAADKFKELTVAYEVLSDSQKRDIYDQLGEEGLSGGGAGGAGGFGGFGGFGEDIFSQFFGGGASRPRGPQKGRDIKHEMSASLEELYKGRTAKLALNKQVLCKTCEGRGGKEGAVKKCASCNGQGVKFITRQMGPMIQRFQAECDACNGTGDIVDPKDRCKTCNGKKIDNERKILEVHIEPGMKDGQKIVFQGEADQAPGVIPGDVIFVISQRPHKHFERKGDNLYYQAEVDLLSAIAGGEFAIEHVSGEWLKVGIVPGEVISPGMTKVIEGKGMPVQKYGGFGDLIVTFKVNFPTNHFADEESLKKLEEILPPRAKPSFPKSADVEECVMNDYDPAKHSGRQSNGRGASSYDSDDEEQGGAEGVQCASQ, via the coding sequence ATGGTCAAGGAAACTAAGTTTTACGACCTATTGGGCGTGCCCGTGGACGCCAACGACGCACAGATCAAGAAGGGGTACAGAAAGCAGGCGTTGAAGTTCCACCCTGACAAAAACCCCAGCGCGGAGGCCGCGGATaagttcaaagagctgaCGGTGGCATACGAAGTATTGAGCGACTCACAAAAGCGTGACATTTACGACCAGCTCGGTGAGGAGGGTCTGAGTGGCGGTGGCGCTGGTGGCGCTGGTGGCTTCGGTGGCTTCGGTGGTTTCGGCGAGGACATCTTCTCTCAGTTTTTCGGCGGTGGCGCCTCGAGGCCTAGAGGACCTCAGAAGGGCAGAGACATCAAGCACGAAATGAGCGCTTCTTTGGAGGAGCTTTACAAAGGTAGAACAGCCAAGCTGGCCCTCAACAAGCAAGTTTTGTGTAAGACATGTGAAGGCCGTGGTGGCAAAGAAGGTGCCGTCAAGAAGTGTGCCTCATGTAACGGCCAGGGTGTGAAGTTTATCACTAGACAAATGGGCCCCATGATTCAGAGATTCCAGGCCGAGTGTGACGCCTGTAACGGTACTGGTGACATAGTTGACCCTAAGGATCGCTGTAAGACCTGTAACGGTAAGAAGATCGACAACGAGAGAAAGATCTTGGAGGTACACATCGAACCAGGCATGAAGGACGGTCAAAAAATTGTTTTCCAGGGCGAGGCCGACCAGGCTCCAGGTGTCATTCCAGGTGATGTTATATTTGTCATCTCTCAGAGACCACACAAGCATTTCGAAAGAAAGGGCGACAACCTCTACTACCAGGCTGAGGTCGACCTGCTGTCCGCTATCGCTGGTGGTGAATTCGCTATTGAGCACGTTTCTGGCGAATGGCTGAAGGTTGGCATCGTTCCTGGTGAGGTTATTTCTCCAGGTATGACTAAGGTGATCGAAGGTAAGGGTATGCCTGTTCAGAAATACGGCGGTTTCGGTGACTTGATCGTTACCTTCAAGGTCAACTTCCCAACAAACCACTTCGCTGACGAGGAgtctctgaagaagttggaagagATCCTGCCACCAAGAGCTAAGCcatcttttccaaagagcGCTGACGTTGAAGAGTGTGTGATGAACGACTATGACCCTGCTAAGCATTCCGGAAGACAGTCTAACGGCAGAGGCGCCAGCAGCTACGATTCTGACGATGAGGAGCAAGGTGGCGCCGAAGGTGTTCAATGTGCATCTCAGTAA
- the MTQ1 gene encoding S-adenosylmethionine-dependent methyltransferase (similar to uniprot|P53944 Saccharomyces cerevisiae YNL063W MTQ1) → MVRIKPSVLKKACQINPLLPLLLPECRTIEAAQQELRWIQNEVSDKKRVRQCCMLRARHYPLQYLLGSQPFGPLDVTCQPGVLIPRWETEEWTVSLAEKLPRDMAFDIMDLCTGTGCIPLLLKQMCPKCSVFAVDRSPLAYKLATRNSNTLQVPLKIIKKDILERSSEIVPRTVDLITCNPPYIPRTTFARETARSVKLFEPKLALLGNKEFYANLVDCWMSRTDAFVYEVGDLSQCYYVLNRVTGDVDLSRKWRIGFRHDSCGRPRIVYGFRASGSRLNWASILVKFGDMKH, encoded by the coding sequence ATGGTGAGAATAAAGCCATCCGTGCTCAAGAAAGCATGCCAGATTAACCCGCTGCTTCCACTTCTACTACCAGAGTGCCGAACGATTGAAGCTGCGCAGCAAGAATTGCGCTGGATTCAAAACGAGGTCAGCGACAAGAAGCGCGTGCGACAGTGTTGCATGCTTCGCGCTCGTCACTACCCGTTACAGTACCTACTGGGATCGCAGCCCTTTGGACCGCTGGACGTGACCTGCCAGCCCGGAGTCTTGATACCGCGCTGGGAAACCGAGGAATGGACTGTCTCGTTGGCTGAAAAGCTACCGCGAGACATGGCCTTCGATATCATGGATTTGTGCACAGGAACAGGGTGCATTCCGTtacttttgaaacaaatgtGTCCTAAGTGCTCAGTATTCGCGGTCGATCGATCGCCCCTCGCCTATAAGCTTGCAACTCGGAATTCTAACACGTTACAAGTTCCATTAaagatcatcaaaaaggATATTCTCGAACGCAGCTCTGAAATTGTACCTCGAACCGTTGACTTGATTACTTGCAATCCACCTTACATACCGCGAACAACTTTCGCAAGGGAAACGGCACGATCCGTCAAGCTATTTGAGCCTAAACTCGCGCTATTAGGTAATAAAGAATTCTACGCTAATTTGGTTGACTGCTGGATGAGCCGTACGGACGCATTCGTCTACGAGGTCGGTGACTTGTCCCAATGCTATTACGTCCTGAACCGAGTGACTGGCGACGTTGACTTGTCGAGAAAGTGGCGTATTGGCTTCAGGCACGATTCATGTGGTAGACCGCGTATCGTATATGGATTCAGAGCAAGCGGCTCACGCCTGAATTGGGCCTCAATTTTGGTGAAATTCGGGGATATGAAGCACTAA
- the GCD10 gene encoding tRNA 1-methyladenosine methyltransferase subunit GCD10 (similar to uniprot|P41814 Saccharomyces cerevisiae YNL062C GCD10 Subunit of tRNA (1- methyladenosine) methyltransferase with Gcd14p required for the modification of the adenine at position 58 in tRNAs especially tRNAi-Met first identified as a negative regulator of GCN4 expression): protein MDPLKHITYYNHVLVRLPSNNLKVCELKPNSDVSLGKFGAFKVNDIIGYPFGTTFEIHYDNAIEASAPDAGPSGDAAQEGTSSKGARNKFKIPVGRLSVIESRLTANAAATGLGSEEEGTPQRELQLVGNSDSNKNLINIGSSIQKLSSEEIEQLKQQSVSSNEIISKMIEAHGSFHQKTVYSQEKYLKRKKQKFAKFFTVEYMSSSGLLQYLIDKGDVLRAMDLSEESMGMILNLANIRSNGTYLCVDETGGLLVYALLERMFGGENDSAAQGKIVVVHENEHPNLDLLKFSNYTEEFIQQHVKTVSILDYFEPPVTEEVKEAFTPLTDEQLKSLKSNKKGAYYRRLKWYNTQLEIIEWATKQQYDGLVVASTLHLPTFVPKLGERVHGSRPIVCYSQFKETVLELSHTLYNDLRYLAPTIVETRCRPFQTIRGRLHPVMTMRGGGGYMMWCHKVIPVGAADAALQPRPEEAPQGAEAESKKQKTE from the coding sequence ATGGATCCCCTGAAGCACATCACATATTACAACCATGTGCTGGTAAGGCTTCCCTCGAACAACCTCAAGGTTTGCGAGCTAAAGCCCAACAGTGATGTATCGCTTGGCAAGTTTGGAGCtttcaaggtcaacgaTATCATTGGGTACCCTTTTGGCACCACGTTCGAAATACATTACGACAACGCAATTGAGGCATCAGCTCCGGACGCGGGCCCCTCGGGCGACGCGGCGCAAGAGGGAACATCGTCTAAAGGTGCCCGTAATAAGTTTAAGATCCCTGTGGGCAGGCTCAGTGTTATCGAGTCGAGACTGACGGCGAACGCCGCCGCCACGGGCCTCGGGTCTGAGGAAGAGGGGACTCCGCAGCGCGAGCTACAGCTTGTGGGAAACAGCGATTCTAACAAGAACCTCATTAATATTGGTAGTAGCATTCAGAAGCTGAGTTCCGAGGAGATTGAGCAATTAAAGCAGCAAAGCGTCTCGAGTAACGAGATCATTTCCAAAATGATTGAGGCCCACGGAAGCTTTCACCAAAAAACCGTGTATTCTCAGGAAAAGTATCTTAAGCGCAAAAAGCAGAAGTTTGCTAAGTTCTTCACTGTTGAATACATGAGCAGCTCCGGGTTGCTACAGTACCTCATCGATAAGGGTGATGTTCTCAGGGCAATGGACTTATCGGAGGAGAGTATGGGCATGATTCTGAACCTGGCAAACATAAGGTCCAACGGAACCTACCTATGCGTGGACGAAACGGGCGGGCTCTTGGTCTacgcgctgctggagcGGATGTTTGGTGGGGAGAACGATTCGGCTGCCCAGGGGAAAATTGTGGTTGTGCACGAGAACGAACACCCCAACCTCGACTTGCTCAAATTCTCCAACTACACCGAGGAGTTCATTCAGCAGCACGTAAAGACGGTTTCCATCCTGGATTACTTCGAGCCGCCTGTGACTGAGGAAGTCAAGGAGGCCTTCACGCCTTTGACGGACGAACaactgaaaagcttgaagagcaatAAAAAGGGTGCTTACTACCGGCGCTTAAAGTGGTACAACACGCAGCTGGAAATAATTGAATGGGCCACCAAACAGCAATACGATGGGCTTGTTGTCGCATCAACTCTACACCTGCCCACGTTTGTACCGAAGTTGGGGGAGCGTGTGCACGGGTCAAGACCAATTGTGTGCTACAGTCAGTTTAAGGAAACTGTATTGGAGCTGTCTCACACTCTATATAACGACCTACGCTACTTGGCGCCCACTATCGTAGAAACGCGTTGTCGGCCTTTCCAGACCATTAGGGGAAGACTGCACCCTGTCATGACAATGAGAGGCGGTGGAGGATACATGATGTGGTGCCATAAGGTAATACCGGTGGGCGCGGCGGACGCTGCGCTGCAGCCCCGCCCAGAGGAGGCTCCTCAAGGCGCTGAGGCAGAGtccaagaagcagaagacCGAGTAA
- the NOP2 gene encoding rRNA (cytosine-C5-)-methyltransferase NOP2 (similar to uniprot|P40991 Saccharomyces cerevisiae YNL061W NOP2 Probable RNA m(5)C methyltransferase essential for processing and maturation of 27S pre-rRNA and large ribosomal subunit biogenesis localized to the nucleolus) gives MGSRRHKNKQGAPPSLDEFQAKKSNKSEHKGKSRSEDVDGKKHKSKRRAENDTKSGNKRSKTERVEKTKSKEPEQTEEEELPEVDLEELSKARKTLFDDEEDEGQEEDGADEFDEDLKDEFDLEQEYEGEDDDDEGGRPVFSDDEGVDMEDLNAANMEALSMKLDQEQALEEEEAEKELAEAAQLQPRAEILPTEEEEEALRDRPTDLNAVRTRMIEIVKVLEDFKNLGAEGRSRSEYVDRLLKDICEYFGYSQFLAEKLFNLFSPTEALEFFEANEVSRPVTIRTNSLKTRRRDLAQTLVNRGVNLKPIGPWTKVGLQIFDSQVPIGATPEYLAGHYILQAASSFLPVVALDPHENERILDMAAAPGGKTTYISAMMKNTGCVFANDANKARTKSLIANIHRLGCTNTIVCNYDAREFPKVIGGFDRILLDAPCSGTGVIAKDQSVKVSRTDKDFMQIPHLQKQLLLSAIDSVDANSKTGGVIVYSTCSVAVEENEAVVDYALRKRPNVKLVDAGLAIGKEAFVSYRGKKFHPSVKLARRYYPHVYNVDGFFVAKFQKIAPSKHDDNQANAREKENAARQEALEEGIIHDDFADFGNEEDKKYIEKSRKVSLLKKGIDPKATKKNQGSNSTPNKSA, from the coding sequence ATGGGAAGCAGACGCCATAAGAACAAGCAAGGCGCTCCGCCAAGCCTCGATGAATTTCaggcaaagaaaagcaATAAATCAGAGCACAAGGGCAAGAGCAGAAGCGAAGATGTCGACGGAAAGAAGCACAAGTCGAAGCGCAGAGCTGAAAATGACACAAAGTCTGGCAACAAGCGTAGCAAGACCGAACGCGTTGAAAAGACCAAGTCTAAGGAGCCGGAGCagacagaagaagaagaactacCCGAGGTCGACCTAGAGGAGCTCTCGAAGGCAAGGAAGACTTTGTTcgatgacgaggaggacgaaggccaagaagaggatGGTGCGGACGAATTTGACGAAGATCTCAAGGACGAGTTCGACTTGGAGCAGGAGTACGAAGGtgaggacgacgacgatgaggGCGGGCGCCCTGTGTTCTCAGACGACGAAGGAGTCGATATGGAGGACCTGAACGCCGCCAACATGGAGGCGCTCTCCATGAAGCTGGATCAAGAGCAGGCccttgaggaagaggaggccGAAAAGGAACTTGCAGAGGCTGCGCAGCTTCAGCCTAGAGCCGAAATTTTGCCAacggaagaagaggaagaggctCTCCGCGACCGTCCTACTGACTTGAACGCTGTGAGGACCCGTATGATCGAGATTGTCAAGGTGCTTGaggacttcaagaacttgggAGCCGAGGGCCGTTCGAGAAGCGAATACGTTGACCGTCTGCTGAAGGACATTTGTGAGTACTTTGGGTACTCTCAGTTCCTGgccgaaaagcttttcaacctGTTTTCGCCAACCGAGGCCCTGGAGTTCTTTGAGGCTAACGAGGTCTCCAGACCAGTTACTATCAGAACCAACAGTTTaaagacaagaagaagagatctCGCCCAAACTCTAGTCAACAGAGGCGTGAACTTGAAGCCTATTGGTCCATGGACCAAAGTGGGTTTGCAGATTTTCGACTCGCAAGTGCCTATTGGTGCGACTCCTGAGTACTTGGCAGGTCATTACATTCTACAGGCAGCCTCATCTTTCCTTCCTGTGGTTGCACTGGATCCTCACGAAAACGAGAGAATCCTCGACATGGCTGCCGCGCCAGGTGGTAAAACAACTTACATTTCTGCTATGATGAAAAACACTGGGTGCGTCTTCGCCAACGATGCAAACAAAGCAAGAACCAAATCTCTAATTGCCAATATTCACCGTCTGGGTTGTACCAACACTATCGTCTGCAACTATGATGCTCGCGAGTTTCCTAAAGTGATTGGTGGGTTCGACAGGATTTTGCTGGATGCGCCATGTTCTGGTACTGGTGTCATCGCTAAGGACCAGTCTGTCAAAGTCTCTCGTACTGATAAAGATTTCATGCAAATTCCTCACTTGCAaaagcagctgcttctttCGGCGATTGACTCAGTTGACGCCAACTCCAAAACTGGAGGTGTCATCGTTTACTCTACCTGTTCCGTTGCTGTCGAAGAGAACGAAGCCGTCGTTGACTACGCGCTAAGGAAAAGGCCCAACGTCAAACTGGTGGACGCTGGTCTAGCTATTGGTAAAGAAGCTTTCGTCAGTTACAGGGGAAAGAAGTTTCACCCAAGCGTTAAGTTAGCAAGAAGATACTATCCCCACGTCTACAACGTCGATGGTTTCTTTGTGGCCAAGTTCCAGAAGATTGCTCCCTCCAAGCACGACGATAATCAAGCCAACGCTAGGGAGAAGGAGAATGCTGCCAGACAAGAGGCTTTGGAGGAAGGTATTATCCACGATGACTTCGCCGACTTCGGTaacgaagaagacaaaaagtACATCGAAAAATCCAGAAAAGTTAGTCTCCTCAAAAAGGGTATTGATCCTAAggcgacgaagaagaaccaagGTTCTAACTCAACCCCCAACAAATCTGCATAA